One genomic region from Anaerolineae bacterium encodes:
- a CDS encoding ABC transporter ATP-binding protein, translated as MTEFSIELVNVSKVFDGERKVDANVVAVQQVNLRIRCGEFFTLLGPSGCGKTTTLRLIGGFETPTNGEIYIQGKPVKHAPPYRRPVNVVFQNYALFPHLTVAQNIAFGLTVKRIPKNEQERRVKDMLELVRLPEVGQRKPAQLSGGQQQRVALARALINQPAVLLLDEPLGALDLKLRKQMQIELKHLQQQIGITFVYVTHDQEEALTMSDRIAVMAGGKVLQVDRPVTIYEKPATRFVADFIGESNFIQGTVAALENGQIQVAVGPDRVYALADKDQFAPGQPVILTIRPEKLRLYRPEEANGIALTGVVREAVYIGTDTRFIVDLPSGESIVARLQNVNGSMLDKFAVGAPVKVTWAGENARALVN; from the coding sequence GTGACAGAATTCTCTATTGAATTGGTCAATGTCTCAAAAGTATTCGACGGCGAACGAAAAGTGGACGCCAATGTGGTCGCCGTGCAGCAGGTCAACCTGCGCATCCGTTGCGGTGAATTTTTTACCCTGCTGGGGCCAAGTGGCTGCGGCAAAACCACCACCCTGCGTTTAATTGGCGGCTTTGAAACGCCCACCAACGGTGAAATTTACATCCAGGGCAAACCCGTTAAGCACGCGCCTCCTTATCGCCGCCCGGTGAATGTGGTTTTTCAAAATTACGCCCTTTTTCCCCACCTCACCGTTGCCCAAAACATCGCCTTTGGCCTGACGGTAAAAAGGATACCCAAAAACGAACAGGAGCGCCGGGTAAAAGACATGCTGGAACTGGTACGCCTGCCCGAAGTGGGGCAGCGCAAACCCGCCCAACTTTCCGGCGGCCAACAGCAGCGAGTGGCTCTGGCCCGCGCCCTGATCAATCAACCGGCAGTGCTGCTGCTTGATGAACCGTTGGGCGCGTTAGATCTTAAACTCCGCAAACAAATGCAAATTGAACTCAAACACCTGCAACAACAAATTGGCATTACTTTTGTATATGTTACGCACGACCAGGAAGAAGCCCTGACCATGTCGGACCGCATTGCCGTGATGGCCGGCGGAAAAGTGCTTCAGGTTGACCGGCCGGTAACAATTTATGAAAAACCGGCCACCCGTTTTGTGGCCGACTTCATTGGCGAAAGCAATTTCATCCAGGGCACGGTGGCCGCCCTGGAAAACGGCCAGATTCAGGTGGCCGTAGGCCCCGACCGGGTCTACGCCCTGGCCGACAAAGACCAGTTTGCGCCGGGCCAGCCTGTCATCTTGACCATCCGGCCCGAAAAGCTCCGCCTTTACCGCCCGGAAGAGGCCAACGGCATTGCTTTAACCGGCGTGGTGCGTGAGGCAGTGTACATTGGCACGGATACCCGTTTTATTGTAGACTTACCTTCCGGGGAGAGTATTGTGGCCCGCCTGCAAAACGTGAACGGCAGCATGTTGGATAAATTTGCCGTTGGCGCCCCGGTTAAAGTAACCTGGGCCGGCGAAAATGCGCGGGCCTTGGTCAATTAA
- a CDS encoding extracellular solute-binding protein: MKLRLFICWLAGLGAILLALAGCGANRENGPLLVLEWAGYEQPQFWEKFAQEHPNVEVEYTFFADDPEAFAKIQSGFQADMVHPNTSWLQLYVDNDLVQPIDPAKLSNWPLLLDNLAEAGQVNGQQYLVPWEWGYDSIIVRPDKVQEMPDSWADLWDPQYAGHVTIFDSAENSVIIAATVLGYDPYTLTESQLAEIKQKLIELKPNLLGYWSDYTELNQQIASGEIWVAVAWPDAYLAVKTEGVPVEYVTPQEGRLGWVYGLVIPKNAQNPELAYDYIDAMIETQAMLALINEFGYAAANKEAMASIDPELADLMLLNQPELLDRTIFYKPLTAEQRKNWTAMWDEVKATE, translated from the coding sequence ATGAAATTGCGTTTGTTCATTTGTTGGCTGGCCGGTTTGGGGGCCATTTTATTGGCCCTGGCGGGATGTGGGGCCAACCGAGAAAACGGCCCCTTATTGGTGCTGGAGTGGGCCGGATACGAACAACCCCAATTCTGGGAAAAATTTGCCCAGGAACATCCCAACGTTGAGGTGGAGTATACCTTTTTCGCCGACGACCCGGAAGCTTTTGCCAAAATCCAGAGCGGGTTCCAGGCCGACATGGTTCACCCCAATACCAGTTGGCTGCAACTGTATGTTGACAATGATCTGGTGCAGCCCATTGACCCCGCCAAGCTGAGTAACTGGCCCCTGCTGCTGGATAACCTGGCCGAGGCCGGCCAGGTCAACGGCCAGCAATATTTGGTTCCCTGGGAATGGGGCTACGATTCAATCATTGTCCGCCCGGACAAGGTGCAAGAAATGCCCGACTCCTGGGCCGATTTATGGGACCCGCAGTATGCCGGTCATGTGACCATTTTTGACTCCGCCGAAAACTCGGTGATCATTGCCGCCACGGTGCTGGGGTACGATCCTTACACTTTAACCGAGAGCCAATTGGCTGAAATCAAACAAAAATTGATTGAGTTAAAGCCCAATTTGCTGGGCTATTGGTCCGACTACACGGAACTCAACCAGCAAATTGCCTCCGGCGAGATCTGGGTGGCCGTGGCCTGGCCCGATGCCTACCTGGCGGTGAAAACCGAAGGTGTGCCGGTTGAATACGTTACGCCCCAAGAGGGACGCCTGGGCTGGGTGTATGGCCTGGTTATTCCCAAAAACGCTCAAAATCCTGAATTAGCTTATGACTATATTGACGCAATGATTGAAACGCAGGCGATGTTGGCCCTGATCAACGAGTTTGGTTACGCCGCGGCCAACAAAGAGGCCATGGCCTCAATTGACCCCGAATTGGCCGACCTGATGCTGCTGAACCAGCCGGAATTGCTGGACCGGACCATTTTTTATAAACCCCTCACCGCCGAACAGCGCAAAAACTGGACGGCTATGTGGGACGAAGTGAAAGCGACCGAGTAG
- a CDS encoding ABC transporter permease, whose protein sequence is MNERSRIVILMLPPTLLLLVFFLLPMLAMAGFSFRAGSFGPERNIFTLSHYQDFLTNIVFQRLLWKSIIMSLETSIYCVVLSYPIAYFLAFRAGERRMALLTIILIPAWTSFLLRVLAWKLILGSEGLLSSLLVWLGLIAEPMPILLYSRTAVIVTLVYSWLPFVALPIFAALERIDRDLLEAAADLGCPPWLAFLRVTLPLSMPGVAAGFVFVFIPTLGEWVTPALVGGVDGIMYGNIIQSQFTQGLNWPLGALMSLAMLAVMLLLLLIFSQFARSLQLEFR, encoded by the coding sequence GTGAACGAACGCTCTCGCATTGTTATTTTAATGCTCCCCCCCACCTTACTATTGCTTGTTTTTTTCCTGCTGCCCATGCTGGCCATGGCCGGTTTTAGTTTTAGGGCCGGCAGCTTTGGCCCCGAACGAAACATTTTTACCCTCTCCCATTACCAGGATTTTTTAACCAACATCGTTTTTCAGCGCTTGTTGTGGAAATCCATTATTATGTCGCTGGAAACCTCCATTTACTGCGTGGTTCTGTCTTACCCCATTGCTTACTTTCTGGCGTTCCGGGCCGGGGAACGCCGCATGGCCCTGCTCACCATCATCCTGATTCCGGCCTGGACCAGTTTTTTGCTGCGGGTGCTGGCCTGGAAACTGATCCTCGGTTCGGAGGGGTTGTTAAGCTCGCTCCTGGTTTGGCTGGGGCTGATTGCGGAACCCATGCCCATTTTGCTTTACAGCCGCACCGCCGTAATTGTCACCCTGGTTTATTCGTGGCTGCCTTTTGTGGCCCTGCCCATTTTTGCCGCCCTGGAGCGCATAGACCGGGACCTGCTGGAAGCCGCCGCCGATTTAGGCTGCCCGCCCTGGCTGGCCTTTTTGCGCGTCACCTTACCCTTGAGCATGCCGGGCGTGGCCGCGGGCTTTGTGTTTGTGTTCATTCCCACCCTGGGCGAGTGGGTAACGCCGGCCCTGGTGGGCGGGGTGGATGGCATTATGTACGGCAATATTATCCAGAGCCAATTTACCCAGGGCCTCAACTGGCCCCTGGGGGCCTTAATGAGCCTGGCTATGCTGGCGGTAATGTTGCTGTTGTTGTTAATTTTTAGCCAATTTGCGCGTTCGCTGCAACTGGAGTTTAGATAA
- a CDS encoding ABC transporter permease, which translates to MRQKWLLSAGFYYYGLVVIFLYLPILLLVVFSFNDSHLMIFPLKGFTLKWYAALLETTELLKAVWNSVLLGLITSLAATALGTMAAIGVVRFRFPGRTMFLMIASMPLVIPYVVLGVALLLLFGTLNIPLSLWTVGVGHVIISIPYVVLIVAARLANFPPNLEEAAMDLGATYWGTLSRVTLPMSAPAILAAFLTSFTTSFDEFAVSFFLIGSKTTLPIYLYSQLRFPNRLPIVVTLAALIMVASVGLLAFSEKLRRQV; encoded by the coding sequence GTGCGTCAAAAATGGTTACTTTCAGCCGGTTTTTATTACTATGGGCTGGTGGTCATTTTTTTATACCTGCCCATTTTGCTGCTGGTGGTTTTTTCTTTTAACGACTCCCACCTGATGATTTTTCCGCTCAAGGGTTTTACCCTAAAGTGGTACGCGGCCCTGCTGGAAACCACCGAGCTGCTCAAAGCGGTCTGGAACAGTGTTTTGTTAGGATTGATTACTTCGCTGGCGGCCACGGCGCTGGGCACCATGGCCGCCATTGGCGTGGTGCGGTTTCGTTTTCCGGGGCGAACGATGTTTTTGATGATTGCCTCCATGCCCCTGGTCATCCCTTACGTGGTGCTGGGCGTGGCCTTGCTGTTGCTGTTTGGCACGCTCAATATCCCCCTCTCCTTGTGGACGGTGGGCGTGGGGCACGTAATCATTAGCATCCCGTACGTGGTGCTGATTGTGGCGGCGCGGCTGGCCAACTTTCCACCCAATTTAGAAGAAGCGGCCATGGACCTGGGCGCAACCTACTGGGGCACGTTATCGCGGGTCACGCTGCCCATGAGCGCGCCCGCCATCCTGGCCGCATTTCTCACCTCCTTTACCACTTCTTTTGACGAGTTTGCCGTCAGCTTCTTTTTGATTGGCAGCAAAACCACCCTGCCCATCTATCTTTATTCGCAATTGCGTTTTCCTAACCGCCTGCCGATTGTGGTGACCCTGGCCGCGCTGATTATGGTGGCTTCGGTGGGGCTGTTGGCTTTTTCAGAAAAATTACGACGCCAGGTTTGA